The following coding sequences lie in one Miscanthus floridulus cultivar M001 chromosome 9, ASM1932011v1, whole genome shotgun sequence genomic window:
- the LOC136480516 gene encoding uncharacterized protein, with translation MWFRNFIQGDLSITDYCRKLKKMADDLTALGEVVTDRTLVLNVIRGLNERFSHVGTLLRRARPFPTFLEARDDLILEELTMETHKDAPATTLAASSTPSPAPASSGTGAGGNSKPPNNRRSKRGGGGKGNSGGGPPGQGSCPTGGAQQQQHPAGMQ, from the coding sequence ATGTGGTTTCGCAACTTCATCCAGGGCGACCTCTCCATCACCGACTACTGCCGCAAGCTAAAAAAGATGGCTGATGATCTCACGGCCCTTGGCGAGGTCGTCACCGACCGCACGCTCGTCCTCAACGTGATCCGCGGCCTCAACGAGCGCTTCAGCCACGTTGGGACGCTCCTTCGTCGCGCTCGACCGTTCCCCACCTTCCTGGAGGCTCGTGACGACCTCATCCTTGAGGAACTCACCATGGAGACCCACAAGGACGCACCTGCCACTACGCTCGCCGCCTCCTCCACTCCCAGCCCTGCCCCTGCGTCCTCCGGCACGGGCGCTGGTGGGAACTCCAAGCCGCCTAACAACCGTCGCAGCaagcgcggcggtggcggcaaagGCAACAGCGGCGGCGGCCCACCTGGACAGGGGTCATGCCCCACTGGTGGCGCACAACAGCAGCAGCACCCTGCTGGAATGCAGTAG
- the LOC136484070 gene encoding F-box/kelch-repeat protein At1g26930-like: MLGDQRMILALDSSSSSSSAPDLTLSEDLPSVSRRNCVIESLQVGWAQKGGGQVVEGLVNCYKKKKKKKIGGGSWSPAAKSWASEMEGADESGEVEVNTSELIGGIGRELAISCLLRLPRSYYYDVACVNRSFYSLVRFGELYRLRREAGIVEQMIYCSCNVLEWEGFDPCRQRWFSIPSMPPIECFTLADKESLAVGTNILVFGRRVEAHVVLRYSLLTNSWTTGEMMNTPRCLFGSASFGEKAIVAGGFGENGALSSAELYDSEMQTWTTLPSMNRARQMCSGFFMDGKFYVIGGKAERHNEVLSCAEEFDLENGTWRLIPDMAQGLNGGSGAPPLVAVVNNELYAADYATKEVRKYDKENNAWITLGLLPGRYTSVHGWGIAFRSCGDMLIVIGAMSVGGGGVIEICSWVPNNEPPDWKIIGTRRSGSFVYNCAVMSC, translated from the coding sequence ATGTTGGGGGACCAGCGCATGATACTGGCCTTGGACTCATCAAgctcatcaagctctgcccctgATTTGACCCTCTCTGAAGATCTTCCTTCTGTGAGCAGGAGGAACTGTGTGATTGAGAGCCTGCAGGTGGGGTGGGCGCAGAAGGGAGGTGGGCAGGTGGTGGAGGGTCTGGTGAATtgttacaagaagaagaagaagaagaagattggCGGTGGTTCGTGGAGTCCCGCAGCCAAATCTTGGGCTTCTGAGATGGAGGGTGCTGATGAGAGTGGTGAAGTTGAAGTCAACACGAGCGAGCTCATCGGCGGGATCGGCAGGGAGTTGGCGATTTCATGCCTGCTCCGTCTTCCCCGGTCTTACTACTATGATGTGGCCTGTGTTAATCGCTCTTTCTACTCCCTTGTGAGGTTCGGGGAGCTTTACAGGTTGAGGCGGGAGGCTGGGATCGTTGAGCAGATGATCTATTGCTCGTGCAATGTGCTCGAGTGGGAAGGTTTTGATCCGTGCCGCCAAAGGTGGTTCAGCATCCCTTCCATGCCTCCCATAGAGTGCTTCACGCTTGCTGATAAGGAATCCCTGGCCGTGGGCACCAATATCCTCGTCTTTGGGAGGAGGGTGGAAGCCCATGTTGTGCTGAGGTACAGCCTTCTGACTAACTCTTGGACGACAGGAGAGATGATGAACACGCCGAGGTGCTTGTTTGGCTCGGCAAGCTTCGGTGAGAAGGCTATTGTGGCTGGTGGTTTTGGTGAGAATGGTGCGTTGAGCTCTGCCGAACTTTATGATTCTGAGATGCAGACATGGACCACTCTTCCAAGCATGAACAGGGCACGGCAGATGTGCTCTGGTTTCTTCATGGATGGCAAGTTCTATGTCATTGGTGGGAAAGCTGAGAGACACAATGAGGTCCTTAGTTGTGCTGAGGAGTTTGATTTGGAGAACGGCACCTGGCGCTTGATCCCAGACATGGCACAGGGCCTTAATGGTGGAAGCGGTGCTCCGCCTCTTGTTGCTGTTGTGAATAATGAACTTTATGCTGCTGACTATGCAACAAAGGAGGTTAGAAAATATGACAAGGAAAATAATGCCTGGATCACTCTTGGATTGTTACCTGGGAGGTATACATCAGTTCATGGCTGGGGCATTGCTTTCCGTAGTTGTGGAGATATGCTCATTGTAATTGGTGCAATGAGTGTTGGTGGTGGCGGGGTGATTGAAATTTGTTCCTGGGTACCCAATAATGAACCGCCAGATTGGAAGATCATTGGCACCCGCCGTTCCGGAAGCTTTGTGTACAATTGTGCTGTGATGAGTTGTTGA